One genomic region from Bacteroidales bacterium encodes:
- a CDS encoding DUF169 domain-containing protein codes for MKHITPDYLIEKTNYNKPVVVVYDAPSDNPFGEVLELKAQSQVCIFAHYKNWMNGKTLRLTATNFGCGGCGTWFFGVQGQSRDNYISFLADDEGLKANHQLMGEWFDDAKRYQPEHDSLFVGPYHADAVAFAKTFTFFVNADQLSIFITAANYFASPSTPDPVKVQFGSGCSELLPHISEATHPLATIGSTDLAMRKFLPPHIMAFTVNKAMFDNLCQLDETSFLNKPFLAGLKKARGGGLV; via the coding sequence ATGAAACATATTACACCAGATTATTTAATAGAAAAAACGAACTATAACAAACCTGTGGTGGTAGTTTACGATGCTCCTTCCGACAATCCTTTTGGCGAGGTCCTGGAGCTGAAAGCACAATCACAGGTATGCATTTTTGCCCATTACAAAAATTGGATGAATGGTAAAACGCTTCGACTGACAGCCACCAATTTTGGCTGTGGCGGTTGTGGAACCTGGTTTTTTGGTGTGCAGGGGCAAAGCCGCGATAACTACATCAGTTTTCTGGCCGACGACGAAGGCCTGAAAGCAAACCACCAACTGATGGGTGAGTGGTTCGATGACGCAAAACGTTATCAGCCCGAGCACGATTCTCTTTTCGTGGGGCCGTATCACGCCGATGCAGTGGCTTTCGCCAAAACCTTTACCTTTTTTGTAAATGCTGATCAACTCAGTATTTTTATTACGGCTGCCAACTACTTCGCCTCGCCTTCCACGCCCGATCCGGTGAAAGTGCAGTTTGGCTCAGGCTGCTCCGAATTACTTCCCCATATTTCTGAAGCTACGCATCCGCTGGCTACCATCGGCAGCACCGATCTGGCCATGCGCAAATTCCTACCGCCCCACATCATGGCCTTTACGGTAAACAAAGCCATGTTCGACAACTTGTGCCAGCTCGACGAAACCAGCTTCCTGAACAAGCCTTTTCTGGCAGGTTTGAAAAAAGCACGCGGGGGTGGCTTGGTTTAA
- the argF gene encoding ornithine carbamoyltransferase, with protein MAFNLRNRNFLKLLDFTPQEIKFMLDLAADLKKAKYTGTEQKRLKDKNVVLLFAKDSTRTRCAFEVAALDQGAHVTYIGPSGSQIGKKESMKDTARVLGRMYDGIEYRGYGQEIVEELGKYAGVPVWNGLTNEFHPTQILADFLTMQEHSDKPLHKISFAYLGDARNNMGNSLMVGAAKMGMDFRAVAPKQFLPDQKLVDTCNEIAKTTGAKITLTDNVEEGVKGVDFLYTDVWVSMGEAEEAWKTRIELMKPYQINMDMVKKTGNNAVKFMHCLPAFHDRKTAVGEEIFQKFGIDSMEVSDEVFESDMSIVFDEAENRLHTIKAVMVATLGS; from the coding sequence ATGGCTTTTAATTTAAGAAACCGAAACTTCCTGAAGCTGCTGGATTTTACTCCGCAGGAGATCAAATTTATGCTCGACCTTGCCGCCGACCTGAAAAAGGCAAAATATACCGGAACCGAGCAAAAGCGGCTGAAAGATAAAAACGTAGTATTGCTTTTCGCAAAAGATAGCACCCGAACACGCTGTGCTTTTGAGGTGGCTGCTCTGGATCAGGGAGCGCATGTAACCTACATCGGCCCTTCCGGTTCGCAGATTGGTAAAAAAGAATCGATGAAAGATACCGCCCGCGTGCTTGGACGCATGTACGATGGCATCGAGTATCGTGGCTATGGTCAGGAGATCGTGGAAGAGCTTGGGAAATATGCCGGCGTGCCCGTATGGAATGGCCTTACCAACGAATTCCATCCTACCCAAATCCTGGCCGACTTCCTCACTATGCAAGAGCATTCGGACAAACCATTGCACAAAATCTCTTTTGCTTACCTGGGCGATGCACGCAATAACATGGGCAACTCGCTGATGGTGGGCGCTGCCAAAATGGGAATGGATTTTAGAGCCGTAGCTCCCAAACAGTTCCTCCCCGATCAGAAACTGGTGGATACCTGCAACGAGATTGCAAAAACCACAGGCGCCAAAATCACCCTTACCGACAATGTAGAAGAAGGTGTGAAAGGTGTCGATTTTCTGTACACAGACGTTTGGGTGTCGATGGGAGAGGCCGAAGAAGCCTGGAAAACACGCATCGAACTCATGAAGCCTTATCAGATAAATATGGATATGGTAAAGAAAACAGGTAACAATGCTGTGAAATTTATGCACTGCCTGCCTGCTTTCCACGATCGCAAAACTGCAGTGGGTGAGGAAATTTTCCAGAAATTTGGAATCGACTCGATGGAGGTGTCCGATGAAGTTTTCGAGTCGGATATGTCGATCGTTTTCGATGAGGCCGAAAATCGCTTGCATACCATCAAAGCTGTGATGGTAGCTACGCTGGGCAGCTAA
- the arcC gene encoding carbamate kinase encodes MKKLVVVALGGNALLRGDQKGTIEEQEQNALETSEKLLVLIRENDYNMVITHGNGPQVGNLLLNNAAGNKLYGLPEMPLDICVAYSQGFIGYVIEQQMRNLLLQQNLDRDILTIITQVLVNKDDPAFTNPTKPIGPYYTKEEADRITADNGSVFAKDPRDRGWRKVVASPKPLEVYNTKSVEKLAREGIIVVAVGGGGIPVFYKKENLLQGIDAVIDKDLASAMLAAQINADKLFILTDIPKVCINYNTPQEKAIDRMTVAEAKQYLAEGHFAEGSMAPKIRAAIYFVENSGKDAIITQTTRIGIDDGGTRVVMA; translated from the coding sequence ATGAAAAAATTGGTAGTAGTAGCTTTGGGAGGTAATGCTTTGTTGCGTGGCGACCAAAAAGGCACCATCGAGGAGCAGGAACAAAATGCATTGGAAACCAGCGAAAAGCTGCTGGTGCTGATACGCGAGAACGACTACAACATGGTAATTACCCATGGCAACGGTCCGCAGGTAGGCAACCTGCTGTTGAACAATGCCGCTGGCAACAAACTGTACGGTTTGCCCGAGATGCCGCTTGATATTTGTGTGGCTTACTCGCAAGGCTTTATCGGATATGTTATTGAGCAGCAGATGCGCAATTTGCTGCTTCAGCAAAATCTCGACCGCGACATCCTTACCATTATCACGCAGGTGTTGGTAAACAAAGATGATCCTGCGTTTACCAATCCCACCAAGCCCATCGGGCCCTATTATACCAAAGAGGAAGCTGACAGGATTACTGCCGACAACGGGTCGGTGTTTGCCAAGGATCCACGGGACAGGGGATGGCGCAAAGTGGTTGCTTCGCCCAAGCCATTGGAGGTTTACAACACTAAATCTGTCGAGAAATTAGCACGCGAAGGAATCATTGTTGTTGCTGTAGGCGGTGGCGGTATTCCGGTGTTTTACAAAAAAGAAAACCTGCTGCAGGGTATCGATGCCGTGATTGATAAAGATCTGGCTTCAGCAATGCTGGCTGCACAAATCAATGCCGACAAGCTCTTTATCCTTACCGATATTCCGAAAGTTTGTATTAATTACAACACACCGCAGGAAAAAGCAATCGACCGTATGACCGTCGCCGAAGCCAAACAGTATCTCGCCGAAGGACATTTTGCCGAAGGCAGCATGGCACCCAAAATCAGGGCAGCCATATATTTTGTCGAAAATAGCGGCAAAGATGCCATCATTACCCAAACTACCAGAATCGGTATCGACGATGGCGGCACCCGGGTGGTAATGGCTTAA
- a CDS encoding porin — translation MKITFFRTNLYDVLFLVVVSQFLILFANPVKAQTSLAIDSTVSVSNFSSKLDALIDVYGSLRFKAGASFGGEFGIRDQSSRLGLKLHTNITKGIDAIGQLEVGVNMVGTKTKVVFNADPGGAVGEIDNIFTSRIGWVGINTKFGQLTWGKQWSVYYDIAQFTDAFYAFGGDASGAFAAGTDGSISGTGRPANSFQYRFIHDYFNVGLQVQNRSISPNSQNYADAYAVSLIIKPVENIRFGGAYSKVRDGIAMPDKTEPHLGDESMIAGVKYDNQRLNVSVSASSFTKHEINEDRVYFNGYGIEFYTRYRFLERWSVYSGFNFLKPKSDQAVGDYSIRYVDVGGSYSFTDDSLVFIEIKLNDSKNSDGTDAQRSIISFGLYLNFSY, via the coding sequence ATGAAAATTACTTTTTTCCGTACTAATTTGTATGACGTTTTATTCCTTGTTGTGGTTTCGCAATTTTTAATTCTCTTTGCAAATCCGGTGAAAGCACAAACCAGTCTGGCAATCGACAGCACGGTAAGTGTCTCTAATTTTTCTTCAAAACTTGATGCTTTAATAGATGTTTATGGCAGTCTGCGTTTTAAAGCCGGCGCTTCCTTTGGAGGCGAGTTTGGTATCCGCGATCAGTCGAGCAGGCTAGGTTTGAAACTCCATACCAATATTACCAAAGGCATCGACGCCATCGGGCAATTGGAGGTGGGTGTAAATATGGTGGGTACCAAGACAAAAGTAGTATTTAATGCTGACCCGGGCGGTGCCGTTGGTGAGATTGATAACATTTTTACGTCGCGCATAGGCTGGGTGGGAATCAATACGAAATTTGGTCAATTAACCTGGGGTAAACAATGGTCGGTTTATTACGACATTGCTCAATTTACCGATGCTTTTTATGCGTTTGGCGGCGATGCTTCAGGGGCTTTTGCCGCCGGAACGGATGGCTCCATTTCAGGCACCGGACGCCCCGCAAACTCCTTTCAGTATCGTTTCATTCACGATTATTTCAACGTTGGCCTTCAGGTGCAAAACAGATCAATTTCGCCAAACAGCCAAAACTATGCTGATGCCTATGCTGTTTCATTAATAATAAAACCTGTGGAAAACATCCGGTTTGGCGGCGCCTACAGCAAAGTGCGCGACGGTATTGCAATGCCCGATAAGACCGAACCTCACCTCGGCGACGAATCGATGATTGCCGGTGTGAAATATGATAATCAGCGCCTCAACGTGAGTGTTAGTGCCAGCTCATTCACCAAACACGAAATCAACGAGGATCGCGTTTATTTTAACGGCTATGGGATTGAATTTTATACCCGGTATCGCTTTCTCGAAAGGTGGTCGGTCTATTCCGGCTTCAACTTCCTGAAACCTAAAAGCGACCAGGCTGTTGGCGATTACAGCATCCGATATGTAGATGTAGGCGGAAGTTATTCCTTTACCGATGATAGCCTGGTTTTTATAGAAATTAAACTCAACGACAGCAAAAACAGTGATGGTACCGACGCCCAGAGAAGCATTATTTCTTTTGGTTTATATCTTAATTTTAGTTACTGA
- the rpsT gene encoding 30S ribosomal protein S20: MANHKSALKRIRATRAKRIGNSYYAKTMRNQIKRFRSLEDKAAAQEQYPKLVSIIDKNAKRTIIHRNKAANLKSKLAKQMAAL, encoded by the coding sequence ATGGCAAATCATAAATCGGCGTTAAAACGCATCAGAGCAACCAGAGCAAAAAGAATCGGTAACAGTTATTATGCAAAGACGATGCGTAACCAGATTAAGAGATTCAGAAGTCTGGAAGACAAAGCAGCAGCACAGGAACAATATCCCAAGCTGGTTTCGATTATCGACAAAAACGCTAAGCGTACGATCATTCATCGCAACAAAGCTGCAAACCTCAAGTCGAAGCTTGCAAAGCAAATGGCTGCTTTGTAG
- a CDS encoding DNA polymerase III subunit gamma/tau: protein MDNFLVSARKYRPDTFASMVGQDHITRTLKNAIRNGQLAQSFLFTGPRGIGKTTCARILAKTINCENLTDDIEPCNQCESCVSFNKNTSFNIHELDAASNNSVADIRSLIDQVRIPPHHGKYKIYIIDEVHMLSSQAFNAFLKTLEEPPAYAKFILATTERHKIIPTILSRCQIYDFKRISVGDIARHLRFVADSEKVQAEDEALQIIAQKADGALRDALSIFDQLVSFTGMDLKYSMVVESLNVLDYDYYFTITSQLMHGQLHDALLVLDKIIGSGFDGQHFLSGLGSHLRDLLICQDERTIRLLEVGEKTKARYREQAIATDPAFLLRALNIIQKTDFNYKTVNNKRLHLEIALMQIASPAMVAAAPDTIADGAASPGTVEKKTVVASEQKIATPTPQVRPVEPPAPAAAQQKIPETVEAAPPKRQMPANGFIPGSISIKDDIEPAVDEEEDEEQQFDFDSDEFRLAPKFEKEELVAAWHEMINNISDDKPDLRSTLLAAEPESADNFVVTFEVSNPIQQGKIGENKHDIVPFLRDQLNNRFVTLDVIVSEVPATDAPPVTSEEKFRHMALKNESLLYLKKKFDLEP from the coding sequence ATGGATAATTTTTTGGTTTCAGCACGTAAGTATCGGCCTGATACTTTTGCCTCCATGGTGGGGCAGGATCACATAACACGAACACTCAAAAACGCTATTCGCAACGGTCAGTTGGCGCAGTCGTTTTTGTTTACCGGCCCCCGTGGCATTGGCAAAACTACCTGTGCACGCATTTTGGCCAAAACTATCAACTGCGAAAATCTCACCGACGACATCGAGCCATGTAACCAATGTGAGTCGTGTGTTTCTTTTAATAAAAATACCTCTTTTAATATTCATGAGCTTGATGCTGCTTCCAACAACTCGGTGGCCGATATCCGTAGTTTAATCGATCAGGTGCGCATACCACCACATCATGGAAAATACAAGATTTACATCATCGACGAGGTGCACATGCTTTCTTCTCAGGCTTTCAATGCATTCCTGAAAACACTGGAAGAGCCGCCGGCTTACGCCAAATTTATCCTCGCCACCACTGAGCGCCACAAAATTATCCCTACCATTTTATCGCGTTGTCAGATTTATGATTTCAAACGCATCTCTGTAGGCGATATCGCTCGCCATCTGCGTTTTGTAGCTGATAGCGAAAAGGTGCAGGCCGAAGATGAGGCGTTGCAGATCATCGCCCAAAAAGCCGATGGTGCTTTGCGCGATGCACTCTCTATCTTCGACCAGTTGGTAAGCTTTACCGGAATGGATTTGAAATATAGTATGGTGGTCGAAAGTCTGAATGTGCTCGATTACGATTATTATTTTACCATCACCAGCCAACTGATGCACGGGCAATTGCACGACGCTTTGCTGGTGCTGGATAAGATTATTGGTTCGGGTTTCGACGGGCAGCATTTTCTTTCGGGGCTGGGCAGCCATCTGCGCGATCTGCTGATATGCCAGGATGAGCGTACGATCCGTTTGCTTGAGGTAGGCGAAAAAACAAAAGCACGTTACCGCGAACAAGCCATTGCCACCGATCCTGCTTTTCTTTTGCGTGCTCTCAACATCATTCAGAAAACCGATTTTAACTACAAAACCGTCAACAACAAACGATTGCATCTGGAGATTGCGCTGATGCAGATAGCCTCTCCGGCAATGGTTGCGGCAGCGCCTGATACCATTGCTGACGGAGCAGCATCACCTGGTACGGTGGAAAAAAAAACAGTAGTCGCTTCTGAACAAAAGATAGCTACACCAACGCCACAGGTCAGGCCGGTTGAGCCACCTGCACCAGCTGCCGCTCAACAGAAAATCCCGGAAACGGTTGAGGCAGCGCCACCAAAACGTCAGATGCCAGCCAATGGTTTTATCCCCGGCTCTATATCTATCAAAGATGATATTGAGCCAGCCGTTGATGAGGAAGAAGACGAAGAACAGCAATTCGACTTTGACTCCGATGAATTTCGGTTGGCTCCAAAATTTGAAAAAGAAGAGTTGGTGGCTGCCTGGCACGAAATGATAAATAATATTTCGGACGACAAACCAGACTTACGATCAACATTGCTGGCTGCCGAGCCTGAATCTGCCGATAATTTCGTTGTAACTTTTGAGGTGAGTAATCCCATTCAGCAGGGTAAGATAGGTGAGAACAAGCACGATATCGTTCCTTTTTTGCGCGATCAGCTCAACAACCGCTTTGTTACGCTCGATGTAATCGTATCCGAAGTGCCAGCCACTGATGCACCGCCGGTAACTTCTGAAGAGAAATTCCGGCACATGGCTCTAAAAAACGAGTCATTGCTCTATCTGAAAAAAAAGTTTGACCTTGAACCGTAG
- the radC gene encoding DNA repair protein RadC: MESDNGHSAITQWDESDRPREKLLLKGKAALTDAELLAILIRSGTPKQSAIDLAKQILSSVSNNLVGLSRLTVSDLIQFKGIGDAKAITVIAALELGRRRRGAEAMQRKTITSSADAYEVLQMHIGDIDYEQFAIVMLNQANQVLKVENISEGGITGTVVDPKRVFRTAINNNAINIILAHNHPSGSLKPSKNDLDLTQKLKKAGEYLQIMVLDHLILGDNKYLSMADEGYL; encoded by the coding sequence ATGGAATCCGACAATGGTCATAGCGCCATAACCCAATGGGATGAAAGCGACCGCCCGCGCGAAAAGCTCCTGCTCAAAGGCAAAGCAGCCCTCACCGATGCCGAATTATTAGCCATTCTCATCCGATCGGGAACGCCCAAACAATCGGCCATCGATCTGGCCAAACAAATCCTCAGCTCTGTAAGCAACAATCTTGTAGGCCTCTCCAGGCTTACAGTTTCTGATCTAATACAATTTAAAGGTATTGGTGATGCCAAAGCCATCACTGTGATAGCTGCATTGGAGCTGGGTCGCCGCCGGAGGGGCGCCGAAGCTATGCAGCGAAAAACGATCACTTCCAGCGCCGATGCTTACGAGGTATTGCAGATGCACATTGGCGACATCGACTATGAGCAGTTTGCCATCGTAATGCTCAACCAGGCTAACCAGGTGCTGAAAGTCGAAAACATAAGCGAGGGTGGAATAACCGGGACGGTGGTTGACCCCAAGCGTGTGTTCCGGACAGCCATTAATAACAACGCCATCAACATTATCCTGGCGCACAACCATCCCTCGGGCAGCCTCAAGCCCAGCAAAAATGATCTCGATCTGACGCAGAAACTCAAAAAGGCAGGGGAATATTTACAAATAATGGTGCTCGACCACCTCATTCTGGGCGATAATAAATACCTTTCGATGGCTGATGAAGGGTATCTTTGA
- a CDS encoding polysaccharide deacetylase family protein produces MLLIYTPKITKRINYIFNLFFEQLLATPFELTSSAERFKAWTEAKFSYASNPFGQELFFQSVDLLFKTGIEGQELNYFLFDKNAAFYPVYQKKSALPFDPFAAAFYLVTRYEEYLPYMRDRFGRFEAAESFAGQKEFLRKPVVNIWAQKIKAILTKRFPELSFEKRHYEFIPTIDIDSAYAYKYKGAVRTVGGIVSALSRFEFREIIERLQVILGLRKDPFDTYTFQLWLQKRYQLQPIYFILLADYGTLDKNLPVTSRHFQVLIKSLADYAQVGIHPSVVSGENFSKLKIEIDRLNRILNREITQSRQHFLRLNFPTTYRNLIQLDITDDYTMGYASAPGFRAGICDPFYFYDLDMETVTKLLIHPFQVMEGTLKDYMYKTPEQSLDIIKLLIDEVKAVDGTFISLWHNESLSNQKRWEGWRYVYEEMIAYAVP; encoded by the coding sequence ATGCTGCTAATTTACACGCCAAAAATCACCAAAAGGATCAACTACATTTTCAACTTGTTTTTTGAACAGTTGTTGGCAACTCCTTTTGAGCTAACCAGCAGTGCCGAGCGTTTCAAAGCCTGGACCGAAGCTAAGTTCAGCTATGCCTCCAATCCTTTTGGCCAGGAGTTGTTTTTCCAATCTGTTGATTTGCTTTTCAAAACCGGTATTGAAGGACAGGAATTAAATTATTTTCTTTTTGATAAAAATGCTGCTTTTTATCCGGTGTATCAAAAAAAATCGGCATTGCCGTTCGACCCTTTTGCAGCAGCCTTTTATCTGGTGACGCGCTACGAAGAATATTTGCCCTACATGCGCGACCGTTTTGGGCGTTTTGAGGCGGCAGAGAGCTTTGCCGGCCAAAAGGAGTTTTTGCGCAAGCCTGTGGTCAACATATGGGCACAAAAAATTAAAGCCATTTTAACCAAACGATTTCCGGAGCTGTCATTTGAAAAACGCCACTACGAATTTATTCCCACCATCGACATCGACTCGGCCTACGCCTATAAATATAAAGGAGCTGTGCGCACTGTCGGCGGTATCGTTTCGGCACTTTCCAGATTTGAGTTTCGGGAAATTATTGAACGCCTGCAGGTAATTCTTGGACTCCGCAAAGACCCCTTTGATACCTACACCTTTCAACTATGGCTTCAAAAGAGATATCAGCTTCAGCCAATCTATTTTATACTTCTGGCCGATTATGGCACGCTCGACAAAAATCTGCCGGTAACCAGCCGGCATTTTCAGGTGCTCATAAAGTCGCTTGCCGATTATGCACAGGTAGGAATCCATCCGTCGGTGGTGTCAGGTGAAAATTTTTCTAAACTAAAAATCGAGATCGACCGCCTCAACCGCATCCTGAATCGCGAGATCACCCAAAGCCGGCAGCATTTCCTCCGGCTCAACTTCCCGACTACCTATCGTAATCTCATCCAGCTCGACATTACCGACGATTACACCATGGGCTACGCCTCAGCGCCAGGCTTTCGCGCCGGCATCTGCGACCCTTTTTATTTTTATGATCTCGACATGGAGACAGTCACCAAACTGCTGATTCACCCTTTTCAGGTGATGGAAGGAACCCTCAAAGATTATATGTACAAAACACCGGAGCAGTCGCTGGACATTATTAAATTACTGATTGATGAGGTGAAGGCTGTGGATGGAACCTTCATCAGCTTGTGGCACAACGAATCGCTGAGCAATCAAAAGCGCTGGGAGGGCTGGCGATATGTGTATGAAGAAATGATTGCCTACGCGGTGCCGTAA
- a CDS encoding T9SS type A sorting domain-containing protein, with protein sequence MKKILLLAFAIFFTTTLLQAQMRVDTPVAVAPADEAVKQMPNVILDWTAVVNATSYEIVIALDENFTDVVVNEFTPYSAFQTCCLMFHTQYFWRARAIDGEDVSGWTETRSFTTFDFFELDKPGDNATGEKANVALKWKEKMPGNANKLSGFTYYQIQVDTVPFNGTSPIWNIFAPQKGQKEYLIKYVYYGQKHYWRMRAVHDTDSSEWTEVRSFTTDNAIVLKKPDNGEVNSRLNHELRWTEFKGTQTYDYQIHINENWTNALMYFVDSVRVPTPPLKYGTTYYWHVRGQNIRDTSGWSETRTFTTASAVDLKSPENGIDSVPTKPQLKWSQIKGSTSYRIEYSKDADFSDPYHTYKPTNDNETTPYYYLIETLEHNTEYFWRIRATTSYDTSDYSEVFSFTTVDATGINDYFNNTNVTMYPNPATESTTLQMMVDTPSEATWSITDLTGKVLRTEAVKLNTGNNAVRIDLKNMARGVYLLNLTNQKSIYNTKLVIR encoded by the coding sequence CGATGAAGCCGTAAAACAAATGCCCAATGTTATTCTCGACTGGACGGCAGTGGTAAACGCTACCAGCTATGAAATAGTAATAGCACTCGACGAAAACTTTACCGATGTGGTGGTGAATGAATTTACTCCCTACTCGGCATTTCAAACCTGCTGCCTGATGTTCCATACGCAGTATTTCTGGAGAGCACGCGCCATTGATGGCGAAGACGTTTCGGGATGGACTGAAACACGCAGCTTTACCACCTTCGATTTTTTCGAGCTGGACAAACCCGGTGATAATGCTACCGGTGAAAAAGCCAACGTAGCGCTAAAATGGAAAGAAAAAATGCCCGGAAACGCCAATAAACTGTCCGGCTTCACATATTATCAGATACAGGTAGACACCGTTCCTTTTAATGGCACCAGTCCGATATGGAACATCTTTGCACCACAAAAAGGCCAGAAAGAGTACCTGATAAAATATGTATACTACGGACAAAAACATTACTGGCGCATGCGTGCCGTTCACGATACCGATAGCTCGGAATGGACCGAAGTGCGCAGCTTCACAACCGATAATGCCATAGTTCTGAAAAAGCCCGACAATGGTGAAGTCAATTCAAGATTGAATCACGAACTACGTTGGACGGAGTTTAAAGGTACCCAAACCTACGATTATCAGATCCACATCAACGAGAACTGGACTAACGCGCTGATGTATTTCGTGGACTCCGTAAGAGTTCCGACACCACCGTTGAAATACGGCACTACCTATTACTGGCATGTACGCGGTCAGAATATTCGCGACACAAGCGGCTGGTCAGAAACACGAACATTTACGACCGCCTCAGCTGTAGATCTCAAATCCCCTGAAAATGGCATAGACAGCGTACCTACCAAACCTCAATTGAAATGGAGCCAGATAAAAGGTTCTACTTCCTACAGAATTGAATACAGTAAAGACGCTGATTTTTCTGATCCTTACCATACTTACAAGCCTACCAACGATAATGAGACGACACCTTACTATTACCTCATCGAAACATTGGAACACAACACAGAGTATTTCTGGCGGATTCGCGCTACCACTTCATATGACACAAGCGACTATAGCGAAGTGTTTTCGTTTACAACAGTTGACGCCACCGGCATCAACGATTATTTCAACAACACCAATGTAACAATGTATCCTAACCCGGCTACCGAAAGCACCACACTACAAATGATGGTTGATACACCTTCGGAAGCCACCTGGAGCATCACCGACCTTACCGGAAAAGTACTCCGCACGGAAGCCGTGAAGCTAAACACCGGAAATAATGCCGTTCGCATCGATCTGAAAAATATGGCACGAGGCGTTTATCTTCTTAATCTTACCAACCAAAAAAGCATCTACAACACCAAGCTGGTGATTAGATAA
- a CDS encoding TlpA disulfide reductase family protein: protein MKRLLTTTGILLFSMLMLQTVAQNGGEVVTGNEIGNDIGDFEAVGTDGNFKKLSDLHGNMVLLVLWNSKCGHCVTENVLYKDAYNQFHDKQFTRGKGFEVYQIGLDKEEATWKEYIEANNFPYKNHVYVLDSWKDADVRFFGVRNLPGTFLIDGDGIILEKGFGGKELPTLLEKYQK from the coding sequence ATGAAACGATTACTTACAACCACAGGAATTTTATTGTTCTCGATGCTGATGCTGCAAACTGTTGCGCAGAATGGCGGTGAGGTAGTTACCGGAAACGAAATAGGCAACGACATTGGTGATTTTGAAGCCGTAGGCACCGATGGTAATTTTAAAAAACTTTCGGATTTGCATGGCAACATGGTGCTGCTTGTACTTTGGAACTCCAAATGCGGCCATTGTGTTACTGAGAACGTACTTTATAAGGATGCCTACAATCAGTTTCACGACAAGCAATTTACCCGAGGCAAAGGTTTCGAGGTTTATCAGATTGGTCTTGACAAAGAAGAAGCCACCTGGAAAGAATACATCGAGGCTAATAACTTTCCCTACAAAAATCATGTGTATGTGCTCGATAGCTGGAAAGACGCCGATGTGCGCTTCTTTGGCGTAAGAAATCTGCCTGGAACTTTTCTTATCGATGGCGATGGTATTATCCTCGAAAAAGGCTTTGGCGGCAAAGAGTTACCGACTTTGTTAGAAAAATACCAGAAATAA